The proteins below come from a single Xenopus tropicalis strain Nigerian chromosome 9, UCB_Xtro_10.0, whole genome shotgun sequence genomic window:
- the LOC101733202 gene encoding interferon-induced very large GTPase 1 isoform X1 has product MAGNTAGYWGMKIHMEDVKMRLNLLFLLSVLFTFGAEGDIVGQNGFPPHRAIKGSDSVIPCTSDVNGPPVQTIIWYFQHKEILRYDGEIRAVDPRYSLSTNRARDGTASLVISNITITDGGTYTCSLLYGQGKEDMEVTVDIQAIPEITVTNNIVVRNQESVLRCSVTGFYPLGVRIKWLREGVLLHRINVGTKQRNPDGTYNVNTTATILPTEEDQDQTFSCSVQYGSHDTFQKDFQLIYGVPPSIQISSQPFRLNEEQTLVCRVWGFYPESVVVSWFLDGTPMEASRIERMSSSVVSFYQFAPTVQLWGTEISCAVEHGTLASPLVEKVLVKEPDLKVKHRMVVRIVTVITLAAAVALVCYCNWKKRGTKEPICPTPDKKTTFQGVIRKLEMTRYNISKLTLKDVLKIGPDSVQKIENKTIKDAPWYFLMNLMCLNPEARTTCMSNPSIGAEYAREDNSERNNNSMCDPIHPLDVLYVLLHCSEPCLQQEMMSKMSLCQFAVPLLLPAADGHGCTFMLWAMRDIVKRWKNSPSTYNKSFQEATLTDISMPMFSFMRLGKCSFSKSDVANKVLSQASLEQEFFLHRDMEAGYIPRKISDGLVEIAWHFPGSKEKSSVFQNPFAVTNMRGDLELSKDQFRFLCRISSVVFIFTERFDDREYNILAESETANQNCSINIVLISDSTSEDTNICKDLLEKMRCRIWKVSRKYNNAYLAKELKKFIGTLAQNGQNSMNLENISLEANHFGFHIDEKIDELQRLKTFAQHITGNIENIVQCKEEAMRRDGPSDGDSAQTEGEMGSITPGAEYGKNEVKSDRKSFDISQTQSPDHFADENFLCLTQTRKWFLLKSIKLYFQSFAIKSRQQLCGINIKKCGCFNQTDKCKLHDSFRDFDNRLLLFNESRDYQVNNHNRQTQSDNCEQVCYVCLLTILRPFLGTQSNPASGWSKYCCCIWRYIDVNDFVANGNEETFSKLPEIAADLLLDGFPLKLINDDSSIPLEWVSSIFTELDKKTGGKCRMRVISVLGAQRSGKATLLNTMFGLQFPMARGRCTRGAFMTLINVKENFQKELKCDFILLIDTDFIGSPEPSQESNALATLVVGVSDVTIVNVGMENRDEMEINLQSVIRALYSAKKERKKLSCLFVHQGDIQTYEDHNQENLLDQLNNMTKNIAKNEKIQVTQFSDIIESNVEIPSHYIPNLLESATSMAPVNAEYSQCVHKLKEHLISHIKDMDGRAQSIHEFSDSLKHLGKTVK; this is encoded by the exons ATGGCTGGGAATACAGCAGGGTATTGGG GTATGAAAATCCACATGGAAGATGTGAAGATGCGGTTGAATTTACTGTTTCTTCTTAGTGTTCTCTTCACATTCGGAGCAGAAG GTGATATTGTTGGACAGAATGGTTTTCCCCCTCATCGTGCTATAAAGGGCTCGGATTCTGTTATTCCCTGTACATCGGATGTGAATGGGCCCCCAGTGCAGACCATAATCTGGTATTTCCAGCACAAGGAGATTCTGCGCTATGATGGGGAGATAAGGGCTGTGGATCCAAGGTATTCCTTAAGCACAAACAGAGCCAGAGATGGAACGGCTTCCCTAGTCATCTCCAACATAACCATAACCGATGGCGGCACCTACACATGTTCCCTGTTGTACGGCCAAGGGAAGGAAGACATGGAagttacagtagatattcaaG CAATTCCAGAGATCACCGTCACTAATAATATTGTAGTGAGGAATCAGGAGAGCGTCCTGCGCTGCTCAGTCACTGGGTTCTACCCATTGGGTGTGAGAATTAAATGGCTGAGGGAAGGAGTCTTGCTGCATAGGATTAATGTTGGAACTAAACAGAGGAACCCAGATGGCACTTACAATGTAAACACCACTGCCACCATCCTACCCACTGAGGAGGACCAAGATCAGACCTTCTCGTGCAGTGTCCAATATGGATCTCATGATACGTTCCAGAAGGACTTTCAGCTCATTTATGGAG TCCCCCCCTCCATTCAGATTAGCTCCCAACCCTTCCGGCTAAATGAAGAACAGACACTGGTTTGCCGAGTGTGGGGATTCTACCCTGAGTCAGTTGTGGTCAGTTGGTTTCTGGATGGGACTCCTATGGAAGCCTCAAGGATTGAGAGGATGAGTAGTTCTGTTGTGTCTTTCTACCAGTTCGCCCCAACAGTTCAGCTCTGGGGAACAGAGATCTCCTGTGCAGTGGAACATGGGACCCTGGCAAGTCCTCTTGTGGAGAAGGTGCTGGTGAAGGAACCAG ATTTAAAGGTAAAGCACCGCATGGTAGTTCGGATTGTCACGGTTATTACATTGGCTGCAGCTGTAGCTCTCGTATGTTACTGTAACTGGAAGAAAAGGG GCACCAAAGAGCCCATTTGCCCAACACCAG ACAAAAAGACTACTTTTCAAGGGGTAATTAGAAAATTAGAAATGACTCGTTACAACATTTCCAAGCTGACTCTGAAGGACGTTCTTAAAATTGGGCCTGACAGTGTACAAAAGATTGAGAATAAGACCATAAAAGATGCACCTTGGTATTTTCTAATGAATCTCATGTGTCTCAACCCTGAGGCAAGAACCACGTGCATGAGCAATCCAAGCATTGGCGCGGAATATGCCCGTGAAGACAATTCTGAAAGAAACAACAACAGTATGTGTGACCCAATCCATCCACTAGATGTTCTTTATGTTCTCCTACATTGTTCTGAGCCCTGTTTACAGCAGGAAATGATGTCAAAAATGTCCCTTTGCCAGTTTGCTGTCCCCCTACTTCTCCCTGCTGCTGATGGCCATGGCTGCACCTTCATGCTCTGGGCAATGAGAGACATTGTGAAGAGATGGAAAAATTCCCCATCAACATACAATAAAAGCTTTCAAGAAGCAACGTTGACAGACATTTCCATGCCCATGTTCTCTTTTATGAGACTTGGGAAATGCAGTTTTTCCAAGTCTGATGTTGCAAACAAGGTTCTCAGTCAAGCTTCCCTGGAACAAGAGTTCTTTCTGCACAGAGATATGGAAGCCGGCTACATTCCACGGAAAATCTCAGATGGGCTGGTGGAAATAGCTTGGCATTTTCCCGGAAGCAAAGAGAAATCAAGTGTTTTCCAAAATCCATTTGCAGTTACCAATATGAGAGGAGATTTGGAATTAAGCAAAGACCAGTTCAGATTTTTATGCCGGATATCGTCAGTAGTGTTTATATTTACAGAGAGATTCGATGACAGAGAGTATAACATCTTAGCCGAGAGTGAAACTGCAAATCAAAACTGTTCTATTAACATTGTGCTCATTTCTGATTCTACAAGTGAAGATACAAACATTTGCAAAGATTTGTTAGAAAAGATGAGATGTCGGATTTGGAAGGTGAGCAGAAAGTACAACAACGCATATCTGGCAAAAGAACTAAAAAAATTCATTGGGACGCTCGCTCAAAATGGCCAAAACTCCATGAACCTGGAGAACATATCACTTGAAGCCAATCACTTTGGATTCCACATAGATGAGAAAATAGATGAACTTCAAAgattgaaaacatttgctcaacaCATTACTGGTAATATAGAGAACATTGTACAATGTAAGGAAGAAGCCATGAGAAGGGATGGACCTTCCGATGGAGATAGTGCCCAAACAGAGGGGGAAATGGGCAGCATTACCCCTGGGGCCGAGTATGGAAAGAACGAGGTAAAGTCTGACAGAAAGAGCTTTGATATTTCACAGACGCAAAGTCCAGATCATTTTGCAGATGAGAATTTCCTCTGTTTAACTCAGACAAGGAAGTGGTTTCTCCTAAAGTCCATAAAACTGTATTTTCAGTCTTTTGCTATAAAGAGTCGGCAGCAACTTTGtggaataaatataaagaaatgtgGCTGCTTCAACCAAACGGATAAGTGTAAACTGCATGATTCATTTAGAGACTTTGATAACAGACTATTATTGTTTAATGAATCTAGAGATTATCAAGTCAATAACCATAATAGACAAACGCAATCAGACAATTGTGAGCAAGTTTGCTATGTCTGTTTGCTGACCATTCTGAGACCGTTCCTGGGGACCCAGTCTAATCCTGCCTCAGGCTGGAGCAAGTATTGCTGCTGCATATGGAGATATATTGATGTGAATGATTTTGTAGCAAATGGCAATGAAGAAACGTTCAGCAAACTCCCAGAAATTGCAGCTGATCTTCTGCTGGATGGGTTCCCCTTGAAGTTGATAAATGATGACTCCAGCATTCCTCTAGAATGGGTATCGAGCATTTTTACTGAGCTGGATAAAAAAACAGGAGGGAAATGCAGAATGAGAGTAATCTCAGTGCTGGGAGCGCAGCGCTCGGGGAAAGCCACCCTCCTGAACACCATGTTTGGGCTGCAGTTCCCCATGGCCAGAGGAAGATGCACACGAGGAGCCTTCATGACGCTGATTAATGTGAAAGAGAACTTCCAGAAGGAGctgaaatgtgattttattttgttgATAGATACAGACTTCATTGGTAGCCCTGAACCAAGCCAAGAATCTAATGCCCTGGCAACTCTAGTGGTTGGGGTGAGTGATGTGACCATTGTCAACGTGGGCATGGAGAATAGAGATGAGATGGAGATAAACTTACAGAGTGTCATTCGTGCATTGTATAgtgcaaaaaaggaaagaaagaaactCAGTTGCCTGTTTGTCCATCAAGGTGACATACAGACGTATGAAGACCATAATCAGGAGAATTTGTTGGATCAGCTGAATAATATGAccaaaaatatagcaaaaaatgaaaaaatccaaGTTACACAGTTTTCAGATATCATAGAATCCAATGTCGAAATACCTTCTCATTACATTCCCAATTTGTTAGAAAGTGCCACATCCATGGCGCCGGTTAATGCAGAATACAGCCAATGCGTACATAAACTAAAGGAACATTTAATTTCCCATATTAAAGATATGGATGGACGAGCACAAAGTATACATGAGTTTAGTGACTCGTTAAAACATCTTGGGAAGACTGTTAAAtga
- the LOC101733202 gene encoding interferon-induced very large GTPase 1 isoform X2: MKIHMEDVKMRLNLLFLLSVLFTFGAEGDIVGQNGFPPHRAIKGSDSVIPCTSDVNGPPVQTIIWYFQHKEILRYDGEIRAVDPRYSLSTNRARDGTASLVISNITITDGGTYTCSLLYGQGKEDMEVTVDIQAIPEITVTNNIVVRNQESVLRCSVTGFYPLGVRIKWLREGVLLHRINVGTKQRNPDGTYNVNTTATILPTEEDQDQTFSCSVQYGSHDTFQKDFQLIYGVPPSIQISSQPFRLNEEQTLVCRVWGFYPESVVVSWFLDGTPMEASRIERMSSSVVSFYQFAPTVQLWGTEISCAVEHGTLASPLVEKVLVKEPDLKVKHRMVVRIVTVITLAAAVALVCYCNWKKRGTKEPICPTPDKKTTFQGVIRKLEMTRYNISKLTLKDVLKIGPDSVQKIENKTIKDAPWYFLMNLMCLNPEARTTCMSNPSIGAEYAREDNSERNNNSMCDPIHPLDVLYVLLHCSEPCLQQEMMSKMSLCQFAVPLLLPAADGHGCTFMLWAMRDIVKRWKNSPSTYNKSFQEATLTDISMPMFSFMRLGKCSFSKSDVANKVLSQASLEQEFFLHRDMEAGYIPRKISDGLVEIAWHFPGSKEKSSVFQNPFAVTNMRGDLELSKDQFRFLCRISSVVFIFTERFDDREYNILAESETANQNCSINIVLISDSTSEDTNICKDLLEKMRCRIWKVSRKYNNAYLAKELKKFIGTLAQNGQNSMNLENISLEANHFGFHIDEKIDELQRLKTFAQHITGNIENIVQCKEEAMRRDGPSDGDSAQTEGEMGSITPGAEYGKNEVKSDRKSFDISQTQSPDHFADENFLCLTQTRKWFLLKSIKLYFQSFAIKSRQQLCGINIKKCGCFNQTDKCKLHDSFRDFDNRLLLFNESRDYQVNNHNRQTQSDNCEQVCYVCLLTILRPFLGTQSNPASGWSKYCCCIWRYIDVNDFVANGNEETFSKLPEIAADLLLDGFPLKLINDDSSIPLEWVSSIFTELDKKTGGKCRMRVISVLGAQRSGKATLLNTMFGLQFPMARGRCTRGAFMTLINVKENFQKELKCDFILLIDTDFIGSPEPSQESNALATLVVGVSDVTIVNVGMENRDEMEINLQSVIRALYSAKKERKKLSCLFVHQGDIQTYEDHNQENLLDQLNNMTKNIAKNEKIQVTQFSDIIESNVEIPSHYIPNLLESATSMAPVNAEYSQCVHKLKEHLISHIKDMDGRAQSIHEFSDSLKHLGKTVK; the protein is encoded by the exons ATGAAAATCCACATGGAAGATGTGAAGATGCGGTTGAATTTACTGTTTCTTCTTAGTGTTCTCTTCACATTCGGAGCAGAAG GTGATATTGTTGGACAGAATGGTTTTCCCCCTCATCGTGCTATAAAGGGCTCGGATTCTGTTATTCCCTGTACATCGGATGTGAATGGGCCCCCAGTGCAGACCATAATCTGGTATTTCCAGCACAAGGAGATTCTGCGCTATGATGGGGAGATAAGGGCTGTGGATCCAAGGTATTCCTTAAGCACAAACAGAGCCAGAGATGGAACGGCTTCCCTAGTCATCTCCAACATAACCATAACCGATGGCGGCACCTACACATGTTCCCTGTTGTACGGCCAAGGGAAGGAAGACATGGAagttacagtagatattcaaG CAATTCCAGAGATCACCGTCACTAATAATATTGTAGTGAGGAATCAGGAGAGCGTCCTGCGCTGCTCAGTCACTGGGTTCTACCCATTGGGTGTGAGAATTAAATGGCTGAGGGAAGGAGTCTTGCTGCATAGGATTAATGTTGGAACTAAACAGAGGAACCCAGATGGCACTTACAATGTAAACACCACTGCCACCATCCTACCCACTGAGGAGGACCAAGATCAGACCTTCTCGTGCAGTGTCCAATATGGATCTCATGATACGTTCCAGAAGGACTTTCAGCTCATTTATGGAG TCCCCCCCTCCATTCAGATTAGCTCCCAACCCTTCCGGCTAAATGAAGAACAGACACTGGTTTGCCGAGTGTGGGGATTCTACCCTGAGTCAGTTGTGGTCAGTTGGTTTCTGGATGGGACTCCTATGGAAGCCTCAAGGATTGAGAGGATGAGTAGTTCTGTTGTGTCTTTCTACCAGTTCGCCCCAACAGTTCAGCTCTGGGGAACAGAGATCTCCTGTGCAGTGGAACATGGGACCCTGGCAAGTCCTCTTGTGGAGAAGGTGCTGGTGAAGGAACCAG ATTTAAAGGTAAAGCACCGCATGGTAGTTCGGATTGTCACGGTTATTACATTGGCTGCAGCTGTAGCTCTCGTATGTTACTGTAACTGGAAGAAAAGGG GCACCAAAGAGCCCATTTGCCCAACACCAG ACAAAAAGACTACTTTTCAAGGGGTAATTAGAAAATTAGAAATGACTCGTTACAACATTTCCAAGCTGACTCTGAAGGACGTTCTTAAAATTGGGCCTGACAGTGTACAAAAGATTGAGAATAAGACCATAAAAGATGCACCTTGGTATTTTCTAATGAATCTCATGTGTCTCAACCCTGAGGCAAGAACCACGTGCATGAGCAATCCAAGCATTGGCGCGGAATATGCCCGTGAAGACAATTCTGAAAGAAACAACAACAGTATGTGTGACCCAATCCATCCACTAGATGTTCTTTATGTTCTCCTACATTGTTCTGAGCCCTGTTTACAGCAGGAAATGATGTCAAAAATGTCCCTTTGCCAGTTTGCTGTCCCCCTACTTCTCCCTGCTGCTGATGGCCATGGCTGCACCTTCATGCTCTGGGCAATGAGAGACATTGTGAAGAGATGGAAAAATTCCCCATCAACATACAATAAAAGCTTTCAAGAAGCAACGTTGACAGACATTTCCATGCCCATGTTCTCTTTTATGAGACTTGGGAAATGCAGTTTTTCCAAGTCTGATGTTGCAAACAAGGTTCTCAGTCAAGCTTCCCTGGAACAAGAGTTCTTTCTGCACAGAGATATGGAAGCCGGCTACATTCCACGGAAAATCTCAGATGGGCTGGTGGAAATAGCTTGGCATTTTCCCGGAAGCAAAGAGAAATCAAGTGTTTTCCAAAATCCATTTGCAGTTACCAATATGAGAGGAGATTTGGAATTAAGCAAAGACCAGTTCAGATTTTTATGCCGGATATCGTCAGTAGTGTTTATATTTACAGAGAGATTCGATGACAGAGAGTATAACATCTTAGCCGAGAGTGAAACTGCAAATCAAAACTGTTCTATTAACATTGTGCTCATTTCTGATTCTACAAGTGAAGATACAAACATTTGCAAAGATTTGTTAGAAAAGATGAGATGTCGGATTTGGAAGGTGAGCAGAAAGTACAACAACGCATATCTGGCAAAAGAACTAAAAAAATTCATTGGGACGCTCGCTCAAAATGGCCAAAACTCCATGAACCTGGAGAACATATCACTTGAAGCCAATCACTTTGGATTCCACATAGATGAGAAAATAGATGAACTTCAAAgattgaaaacatttgctcaacaCATTACTGGTAATATAGAGAACATTGTACAATGTAAGGAAGAAGCCATGAGAAGGGATGGACCTTCCGATGGAGATAGTGCCCAAACAGAGGGGGAAATGGGCAGCATTACCCCTGGGGCCGAGTATGGAAAGAACGAGGTAAAGTCTGACAGAAAGAGCTTTGATATTTCACAGACGCAAAGTCCAGATCATTTTGCAGATGAGAATTTCCTCTGTTTAACTCAGACAAGGAAGTGGTTTCTCCTAAAGTCCATAAAACTGTATTTTCAGTCTTTTGCTATAAAGAGTCGGCAGCAACTTTGtggaataaatataaagaaatgtgGCTGCTTCAACCAAACGGATAAGTGTAAACTGCATGATTCATTTAGAGACTTTGATAACAGACTATTATTGTTTAATGAATCTAGAGATTATCAAGTCAATAACCATAATAGACAAACGCAATCAGACAATTGTGAGCAAGTTTGCTATGTCTGTTTGCTGACCATTCTGAGACCGTTCCTGGGGACCCAGTCTAATCCTGCCTCAGGCTGGAGCAAGTATTGCTGCTGCATATGGAGATATATTGATGTGAATGATTTTGTAGCAAATGGCAATGAAGAAACGTTCAGCAAACTCCCAGAAATTGCAGCTGATCTTCTGCTGGATGGGTTCCCCTTGAAGTTGATAAATGATGACTCCAGCATTCCTCTAGAATGGGTATCGAGCATTTTTACTGAGCTGGATAAAAAAACAGGAGGGAAATGCAGAATGAGAGTAATCTCAGTGCTGGGAGCGCAGCGCTCGGGGAAAGCCACCCTCCTGAACACCATGTTTGGGCTGCAGTTCCCCATGGCCAGAGGAAGATGCACACGAGGAGCCTTCATGACGCTGATTAATGTGAAAGAGAACTTCCAGAAGGAGctgaaatgtgattttattttgttgATAGATACAGACTTCATTGGTAGCCCTGAACCAAGCCAAGAATCTAATGCCCTGGCAACTCTAGTGGTTGGGGTGAGTGATGTGACCATTGTCAACGTGGGCATGGAGAATAGAGATGAGATGGAGATAAACTTACAGAGTGTCATTCGTGCATTGTATAgtgcaaaaaaggaaagaaagaaactCAGTTGCCTGTTTGTCCATCAAGGTGACATACAGACGTATGAAGACCATAATCAGGAGAATTTGTTGGATCAGCTGAATAATATGAccaaaaatatagcaaaaaatgaaaaaatccaaGTTACACAGTTTTCAGATATCATAGAATCCAATGTCGAAATACCTTCTCATTACATTCCCAATTTGTTAGAAAGTGCCACATCCATGGCGCCGGTTAATGCAGAATACAGCCAATGCGTACATAAACTAAAGGAACATTTAATTTCCCATATTAAAGATATGGATGGACGAGCACAAAGTATACATGAGTTTAGTGACTCGTTAAAACATCTTGGGAAGACTGTTAAAtga